Proteins encoded within one genomic window of Ranitomeya variabilis isolate aRanVar5 chromosome 4, aRanVar5.hap1, whole genome shotgun sequence:
- the LOC143766837 gene encoding uncharacterized protein LOC143766837, which translates to MDMDRDKMAERILHLTLEILFRLTGQDYTVVKTSSDCCQDPVSEGWGRPLSPIMGPPPHPLIHEDINDQKILELIYKMIELLTGEVPIRCQDVAVYFSMEEWEYLEGHRDLYKNAIMEVPQPLTSPDLSSKRTTPERCPRPLLPQDCKQEDPITPQDHQGEDLTYINTTETYVRDDEWCKEEIPTYDYPADDCIRSSEGQLTSSVFKSDDLEILQDTTEGNAIIPDIASSIHSKDLSSGPMKQLPSSDSLLTTKENQSHKRGIKRQTAPKANKSFSCSECGKFFNQKWHLVSHQRNHTGEKPFSCSECGKCFNRKSNLVNHHRTHTGEKPFSCSECGKCFKWKINLDSHQRIHTGEKPFTCSECGKGFNQKWHLVRHQRTHTGEKPFSCLECGKCFKWKIDLVYHHRTHTGEKPFSCSECGRCFNQKWNLVRHQSSHKEEKPFSCSECGKCFIQKTDLDRHYRTHTGEKSFSCSECGKCFTCKSLLVTHHRIHTGETPFSCSECGKCFIQKSDLVRHYRTHTGEKSFSCSECGKCFTRKSLLVTHHRIHTGEKPFSCSVCGKCFNQKSDLVRHHRTHTGEKPFSCSECGKCFNQKSDLVRHHRIHTGEKPFSWDLF; encoded by the exons atggatatggacagagacaagatggcggagaggatattacacctcaccctagagatcctcttccggcttactggacag gattacacagtggtgaagacctctagtgattgctgtcaggaccctgtgtctgagggatggggaagacccctgagcccaatcatgggtcctccacctcaccccctgatacatgaggacatcaatgaccagaagatcctagaactcatctacaagatgattgagctgctgactggagag gttcctataaggtgtcaggatgtcgctgtctatttctccatggaggagtgggagtatttagaaggacacagagatctgtacaagaacgctATAATGGAGGTtcctcagcccctcacatctccag atctatccagtaagaggacaacaccagagagatgtccccgtcctcttcttccacaggactgtaaacaggaagatcccattactcctcaggatcatcag ggtgaagatctgacctatattaatactacagagacatatgtgagggatgatgagtggtgtaaagaggagattcctacatacgactacccag cagatgactgtatcaGGAGCTCAGAGGGACAgttgacatcttcagtttttaaatctgatgatcttgagatcctacaagatacaactgaagggAATGCCATTATTCCAGATATagcatcatccattcacagcaaagatctgtcatctggtcCTATGAAACAgctcccatcttctgattcattgctaactactaaggaaaatcaaagtcataaACGAGGCATTAAaagacaaactgctcctaaagcaaataagtcattttcctgttcagaatgtgggaaattttttaaccagaaatggcatcttgttagtcaccagagaaatcacacaggagagaagcctttttcctgttcagaatgtgggaaatgttttaaccggaaatcaaatttggttaatcaccatagaactcacacaggggagaagcctttttcctgttcagaatgtgggaaatgttttaaatggaaaataaatcttgatagccatcaaagaatccacacaggggagaaaccttttacctgttcagaatgtgggaaaggttttaaccagaaatggcatcttgttagacatcagagaactcacacaggggagaagcctttttcatgtttagaatgtgggaaatgttttaaatggaaaatagaTTTGGtttatcaccatagaactcacacaggggagaagcctttttcctgttcagaatgtgggagatgttttaaccagaaatggaatcttgttagacatcagagcagtcacaaagaggagaagcctttttcctgttcagaatgtgggaaatgttttatccagaaaacaGATTTGGATAGGCactatagaactcacacaggggagaagtctttttcctgttcagaatgtgggaaatgttttacatgtaaatcactgcttgttactcaccatagaattcacacaggggagacgcctttttcctgttcagaatgtgggaaatgttttatccagaaatcagatttggttaggcactatagaactcacacaggggagaagtctttttcctgttcagaatgtgggaaatgttttacacgtaaatcactgcttgttactcaccatagaattcacacaggggagaagcctttttcctgttcagtatgtgggaaatgttttaaccagaaatcagatttggttaggcaccataggactcacacaggggagaaacctttttcctgttcagaatgtgggaaatgttttaaccagaaatcagatttggttaggcaccatagaattcacacaggggagaagcctttttcctgggaTTTGTTTTAA